A window from Cellulomonas sp. C5510 encodes these proteins:
- a CDS encoding glycosyltransferase family 1 protein encodes MRVLIDATAVPADRGGVGRYVDELVPQLDALGADLVLAVQARDVGHYGALAPHGRVVAAPAVAARRPVRLAWEQTGLPALARRVRADVLHCPHYTMPALAPVPVVVTLHDATFFTDPDLHLPTKARFFRAATRLATRRAAGLVVPSRATRDEVVREAGADPERFTVAYHGVDASRFHPTSAAEQQRVRATLGIGDLPYVAFLGTLEPRKNVPALVRGWVRACAELDEPPALVLAGGRGWDDDVDAALAAVPDHLVVRRTGYLPLEDLAGLLGGALAVAYPSLGEGFGLPVLEAMACGAPTLTTRALSLPEVGGDAVAYCGTSAESIADGLVGLCASPARRSELSAAAVRRAATFTWERAAREHLGAYERAAAR; translated from the coding sequence ATGCGCGTGCTCATCGACGCGACGGCCGTACCGGCGGACCGGGGCGGCGTCGGACGCTACGTCGACGAGCTGGTGCCGCAGCTGGACGCCCTCGGCGCGGACCTCGTGCTCGCGGTGCAGGCCCGGGACGTCGGGCACTACGGCGCACTCGCCCCCCACGGCCGCGTGGTCGCCGCCCCGGCCGTCGCCGCGCGGCGTCCGGTGCGGCTCGCCTGGGAGCAGACCGGCCTTCCCGCCCTCGCGCGGCGGGTGCGCGCCGACGTGCTGCACTGCCCGCACTACACGATGCCCGCGCTCGCCCCGGTCCCGGTGGTCGTGACGCTGCACGACGCCACGTTCTTCACCGACCCGGACCTGCACCTGCCGACGAAGGCCCGGTTCTTCCGCGCCGCGACCCGGCTCGCCACCCGCCGCGCGGCGGGGCTGGTGGTCCCGTCGCGCGCCACCCGGGACGAGGTGGTCCGCGAGGCGGGCGCGGACCCCGAGCGCTTCACGGTCGCCTACCACGGGGTGGACGCGTCCCGGTTCCACCCCACGTCCGCGGCGGAGCAGCAGCGCGTGCGCGCCACGCTCGGCATCGGCGACCTGCCGTACGTCGCGTTCCTGGGCACCCTCGAGCCGCGCAAGAACGTCCCGGCCCTCGTCCGCGGCTGGGTGCGCGCCTGCGCGGAGCTCGACGAGCCGCCGGCCCTGGTGCTCGCGGGCGGCCGGGGGTGGGACGACGACGTCGACGCCGCGCTGGCCGCCGTCCCGGACCACCTCGTCGTGCGGCGGACCGGGTACCTGCCGCTGGAGGACCTGGCGGGGCTGCTCGGCGGGGCCCTCGCGGTGGCCTACCCGAGTCTCGGCGAGGGCTTCGGGCTGCCCGTCCTGGAGGCCATGGCCTGCGGCGCGCCGACGCTGACGACGCGCGCGCTGTCCCTGCCCGAGGTCGGCGGCGACGCGGTCGCCTACTGCGGGACGTCGGCGGAGTCGATCGCGGACGGGCTCGTCGGGCTGTGCGCGTCACCCGCCCGGCGCTCCGAGCTGTCGGCCGCGGCGGTGCGGCGGGCGGCGACGTTCACGTGGGAGCGGGCCGCCCGCGAGCACCTCGGGGCCTACGAGCGCGCCGCGGCCCGGTAG